One Chromatiaceae bacterium genomic region harbors:
- a CDS encoding GTP-binding protein, whose protein sequence is MSKPSPLSHVRNIGIAAHVDAGKTTLTERILFYTGASHKIGEVHDGAAHMDYMAEEQRHGITITSAVTKAPWQGHLLQIVDTPGHVDFTVEVERSMRVLDGAILVIDGVRGVEPQTETVWRQRCRFNLPVLFFVNKMDRPGADYRHSLESLRQRLGAEPVPVTIPLPEGTLDRPSVVHLIERRLIGFTGDQGTELIDEACPDDIWEQFADEREALLMACAEQDEELADRVLSGEDPEPEELWTALRQGTLAGTHFPCFGGSALRNLGVQPLLDGVIKLLPAPLDRPPSLALRPDGSEESVALDAKGSLVALAFKVQMWEGRRHVFARLYRSQLKPGDKVQFLTADGRVPTEMVSRIFDVDAGRKTGLDLAKAGDIVLLAGLRHATTGDTLCTPGHLLRLERIEAREPVLGLAIEPTAGTDEDKLLEALQKVLEEDPTLRLEEDPETGQRLLRGMGELHLAIVIERLDREFRVGVRSGRPAVAVRETILGSGTADMIHATPPIIEQRIPERRARVVVAVEARDRGTGTQISDDIPEVLPAGATLNLEQAAAVRAGLHAALESGPLLGTPVEDVAARILRVEVFGAASTPDALRAAAARAIHKALEEASPAALKPLMTLEVVAPEENLGAVLGDLQSRHALIRATRAEGDRITIDCEVALEKVLGYTTDLRSQTQGRGQFSMEFERFDLV, encoded by the coding sequence ATGTCTAAGCCCTCGCCGCTCTCGCACGTTCGCAACATTGGTATCGCCGCTCACGTGGACGCCGGCAAGACGACCTTGACGGAAAGGATACTGTTTTATACCGGCGCTTCCCACAAAATTGGCGAGGTCCATGACGGCGCCGCCCACATGGACTACATGGCCGAGGAGCAGCGGCACGGCATCACCATCACCTCCGCCGTCACCAAGGCCCCCTGGCAAGGCCACCTGCTCCAGATCGTCGATACCCCCGGCCATGTGGACTTTACCGTCGAGGTGGAGCGCTCCATGCGCGTCCTCGACGGCGCCATCCTGGTGATCGACGGGGTGCGCGGCGTCGAGCCCCAGACCGAAACGGTCTGGCGCCAGCGCTGCCGTTTCAACCTCCCCGTCCTTTTCTTCGTCAATAAGATGGACCGCCCGGGTGCCGATTATCGCCACAGCCTGGAGAGCCTGCGCCAGCGGCTGGGGGCCGAGCCGGTGCCCGTGACCATTCCCCTGCCGGAAGGTACCCTGGATCGCCCCTCCGTGGTGCATTTGATCGAGCGGCGCCTCATCGGTTTCACCGGCGACCAGGGTACCGAGCTGATCGATGAAGCCTGCCCCGATGATATCTGGGAGCAATTCGCGGACGAACGCGAGGCCCTGCTCATGGCCTGCGCCGAGCAGGACGAGGAGCTGGCCGACCGGGTCCTCTCCGGCGAGGACCCGGAGCCGGAGGAGCTGTGGACCGCCCTGCGCCAGGGCACCCTGGCGGGGACCCACTTCCCCTGCTTTGGCGGCAGCGCCCTGCGCAATCTGGGCGTCCAACCCCTCCTCGATGGCGTCATCAAGCTCCTTCCCGCCCCCCTCGACCGCCCGCCATCCCTGGCCCTGAGACCGGATGGCAGCGAGGAATCCGTGGCCCTGGACGCCAAGGGGTCCCTGGTCGCCCTGGCCTTCAAGGTGCAGATGTGGGAGGGTCGGCGCCACGTCTTCGCCCGCCTCTACCGCAGCCAGCTCAAGCCCGGCGACAAGGTCCAGTTCCTGACCGCCGACGGGCGCGTCCCGACCGAGATGGTGTCGCGCATCTTTGATGTGGATGCCGGGCGCAAGACCGGCCTGGACCTGGCCAAGGCTGGGGATATCGTCCTCCTCGCCGGCCTGCGCCACGCCACCACCGGCGACACCCTCTGCACCCCCGGCCACTTGCTGCGCCTGGAGCGCATCGAGGCCCGCGAGCCGGTGCTGGGCCTGGCCATCGAACCCACCGCCGGCACGGACGAAGACAAGCTTCTGGAGGCCCTGCAAAAGGTCCTGGAGGAGGACCCCACCCTGCGCCTGGAAGAGGACCCGGAGACCGGCCAGCGCCTGCTGCGCGGCATGGGCGAACTGCACCTGGCCATCGTCATTGAGCGCCTGGACCGCGAATTCCGCGTCGGGGTGCGCAGTGGCCGGCCGGCGGTGGCGGTCCGCGAGACCATCCTGGGCTCGGGCACTGCCGACATGATCCATGCCACGCCGCCCATCATTGAGCAGCGGATTCCGGAACGACGGGCGCGGGTGGTGGTGGCGGTCGAGGCCCGGGATCGGGGTACCGGGACCCAGATCTCCGACGACATCCCCGAGGTCCTGCCCGCGGGGGCGACCCTCAACCTGGAGCAGGCGGCGGCGGTCCGCGCCGGCCTGCATGCCGCCCTGGAGTCCGGTCCCCTGCTGGGGACGCCCGTCGAGGACGTGGCCGCGCGCATCCTGCGGGTCGAAGTCTTTGGCGCCGCCTCCACCCCCGACGCCCTGCGGGCCGCCGCCGCCCGCGCCATCCACAAGGCCCTGGAGGAGGCCAGTCCCGCCGCCCTCAAGCCCCTCATGACCCTGGAAGTGGTGGCCCCCGAGGAAAATCTCGGCGCCGTGCTCGGCGACCTCCAGTCCCGGCATGCCCTCATCCGTGCCACGCGCGCCGAGGGCGACCGCATCACCATCGACTGCGAGGTCGCCCTGGAAAAGGTACTCGGCTACACCACGGACCTGCGCAGCCAGACCCAGGGGCGCGGCCAGTTCAGCATGGAATTCGAGCGCTTCGATCTGGTGTAG
- a CDS encoding SPOR domain-containing protein, whose product MTRENSPNPPPRPRHRRNGSCFFWFLTGGLLGALAVAIVWMMDERGDAAGPVAAGTPRYAQTQPKLRYQYPTILPELEVVVPDEDTSDRPPALPPPPPSPEELKALAKAEAAKEAAAAKAGAKEPAKPAAKEPPKDPAKATGKEAAKTPAKEPVKDPAKTAKTPEKPPAKPAEQTTKPPEAAPTGGDNETYILQVASLGSPEEAERFKAKLAQQGISVSIQQASVDGKTHYRIRTGPMKGKEAASKAKSQLAGKGFSPMMIKLK is encoded by the coding sequence ATGACGCGGGAAAACAGCCCCAACCCGCCACCAAGGCCCCGCCATCGTCGTAATGGCTCCTGCTTTTTCTGGTTCCTCACTGGCGGCCTGCTCGGCGCCCTGGCAGTGGCCATCGTCTGGATGATGGACGAGCGCGGTGATGCCGCCGGCCCGGTCGCGGCGGGCACCCCGCGCTACGCCCAAACCCAGCCCAAGCTCCGTTACCAGTACCCGACCATCCTGCCGGAACTGGAGGTGGTGGTCCCCGACGAGGACACCTCGGATCGCCCGCCGGCCCTGCCCCCGCCGCCGCCCTCGCCGGAGGAACTCAAGGCACTCGCCAAGGCGGAGGCCGCCAAGGAGGCCGCCGCCGCCAAGGCCGGGGCCAAGGAACCCGCCAAGCCGGCGGCCAAGGAGCCCCCGAAGGATCCCGCCAAGGCCACCGGCAAGGAGGCGGCCAAGACCCCAGCTAAGGAGCCCGTTAAGGATCCCGCCAAGACGGCCAAGACGCCCGAGAAACCCCCGGCGAAGCCCGCCGAACAGACCACGAAACCGCCGGAAGCCGCCCCCACGGGGGGTGATAACGAGACCTACATCCTCCAGGTCGCCTCACTGGGGTCGCCGGAAGAGGCCGAGCGTTTCAAGGCCAAGCTCGCGCAGCAGGGTATTTCTGTGAGCATCCAGCAGGCCAGCGTCGATGGCAAAACCCATTATCGGATCCGCACCGGCCCCATGAAGGGCAAGGAAGCCGCCAGCAAGGCCAAGTCACAGTTGGCGGGCAAGGGCTTCTCGCCCATGATGATCAAGCTTAAATAG
- a CDS encoding arginine--tRNA ligase yields MKQQVKELLSAAWRHLAATGQVAGADLPDPQVDRTRDPAHGDFATNLALVMAKVVGGKPRDLAARLVAALPASALIARTEIAGPGFINFFLAPGAHLGLIPTILAAGPDYGRSKLGAGKRVQVEFVSANPTGPLHVGHGRGAAYGAVVADLLAAVGFAVHREYYVNDAGRQMDILGTSLWLRYLELAGEDIPFPSNGYKGDYVWDMAATLHREHGDAYRHGAEEVFADIPADELAGGDKELHIDGLVARAKALLGDNRYRYVFELGLNTILDDIRDDLALFGVTYDEWFSERSLTEKGAVNRALERLRAAGHLYDKDGALWFRATAFGDEKDRVVVRDNGQTTYFASDIAYHMDKMERGFDRVIDIWGADHHGYVPRIKGALQALGDDPARLDVLLVQFAILYRGGERMQMSTRSGEFVTLRELRQEVGRDAARFFYIMRRCEQHLDFDLDLAKSQSSDNPVYYVQYAHARVCSVLRQAADKGLAAEPSPGVTHLEHLTETHEQDLLKTLARYPELVEEAALNEEPHQLTHYLRELANDFHTYYNAHQFLVEDAALRDARLKLILAVRQVLRNGLNLIGVSAPETM; encoded by the coding sequence ATGAAGCAACAGGTCAAGGAACTCCTCTCAGCCGCATGGCGGCATCTGGCCGCGACCGGTCAGGTCGCTGGCGCTGACCTCCCGGATCCTCAGGTGGACCGCACCCGCGACCCCGCGCATGGCGATTTCGCCACCAATCTGGCCCTGGTCATGGCCAAGGTGGTCGGCGGCAAGCCCCGTGACCTGGCGGCGCGACTGGTCGCGGCCCTGCCGGCATCGGCGCTGATCGCGCGGACCGAGATCGCCGGGCCCGGCTTCATCAACTTCTTCCTGGCCCCGGGCGCGCATCTGGGCCTGATCCCGACCATCCTCGCCGCCGGGCCCGACTATGGCCGCAGCAAGTTGGGCGCGGGCAAGCGGGTCCAGGTCGAGTTCGTCTCCGCCAATCCCACCGGCCCCCTGCACGTCGGCCATGGCCGGGGCGCCGCCTATGGCGCCGTGGTGGCGGACCTGCTGGCGGCGGTCGGCTTTGCGGTCCATCGCGAGTATTACGTCAACGACGCCGGCCGGCAGATGGACATCCTCGGCACCTCCCTCTGGCTGCGCTACCTGGAACTGGCCGGGGAGGACATCCCCTTCCCTAGCAATGGCTACAAGGGCGACTATGTCTGGGACATGGCCGCGACCCTGCACCGGGAGCATGGCGACGCCTACCGTCATGGCGCCGAGGAGGTCTTTGCCGACATCCCGGCGGACGAGCTGGCGGGGGGCGACAAGGAGTTGCATATCGATGGCCTGGTGGCGCGGGCCAAGGCTTTGTTGGGCGACAACCGCTACCGCTACGTCTTCGAGCTGGGCCTCAACACCATCCTCGATGATATCCGCGACGACCTGGCCCTCTTTGGGGTGACCTACGACGAGTGGTTCTCGGAGCGCTCCCTGACCGAGAAGGGCGCCGTCAACCGCGCCCTGGAGCGGCTGCGCGCCGCTGGCCATCTCTACGATAAGGATGGGGCCCTCTGGTTTCGCGCCACCGCTTTCGGCGATGAGAAGGACCGGGTGGTGGTCCGTGACAACGGCCAAACCACCTACTTCGCCTCCGACATCGCCTACCACATGGACAAGATGGAGCGCGGCTTCGACCGGGTCATCGACATCTGGGGGGCGGATCATCACGGCTATGTGCCGCGCATCAAGGGCGCCCTCCAGGCCTTGGGCGACGACCCGGCCAGGCTCGATGTCCTGCTGGTGCAGTTCGCCATCCTCTACCGGGGCGGCGAGCGGATGCAGATGTCCACCCGCTCCGGGGAGTTCGTGACCCTGCGCGAGTTGCGACAGGAGGTGGGACGCGATGCCGCCCGCTTCTTCTACATCATGCGTCGCTGCGAGCAACACCTGGATTTCGATCTCGATCTGGCCAAGTCCCAGTCCAGCGATAATCCCGTCTATTACGTCCAGTACGCCCATGCCCGCGTCTGCAGCGTCCTGCGCCAGGCGGCGGACAAGGGCCTGGCGGCGGAGCCCAGCCCGGGGGTGACGCATCTGGAACACTTGACGGAGACCCATGAGCAGGATCTGCTCAAGACCCTTGCCCGCTACCCGGAGTTGGTGGAGGAGGCGGCCCTCAACGAGGAGCCCCACCAACTCACCCATTACCTGCGCGAGCTGGCCAACGACTTTCACACCTACTACAACGCCCACCAGTTCCTGGTCGAGGACGCGGCCCTGCGCGATGCCCGACTCAAGCTCATCCTGGCGGTACGCCAGGTGCTGCGCAACGGCCTCAACCTGATCGGCGTCTCGGCGCCGGAGACAATGTGA